Proteins from one Patescibacteria group bacterium genomic window:
- a CDS encoding CTP synthase, translated as MRKYIFVTGGVMSGIGKGVATASLAKILQSYGFRVSAMKIDPYINIDAGTMNPTEHGEVFVTDDGLECDQDIGNYERFLGISLHRVNYMTTGMVYLSMIQKERNLEYGGKCVQVVPHVPEEVIMRVEKAAESTKSDIMLIEIGGTVGDYENLLFLEAARIMKLRKPGNVLFVLVSYLPVPGVIGEMKTRPTQHASRALNVAGIQADIILARSAVPIDKPRKEKLSFALNLRDEDIISAPDVKSIYEVPLNFEKDQLGTIVLKKLGLKKKKTDLREWKKLVSTIRNTKKPRVRVGIVGKYFTTGAFVLSDSYLSVIEALKHAAWSCKHEAEILWLDAEEYEKHPEKLSELKVLDGVVVPGGFGSRGIEGKIKVIEFCRKEKIPFFGLCYGLQLAVVEYARNVAKLEGAHTEEITRKSEYPVIHILPEQQALLDKKDYGGSMRLGLYDCKITKNTIAARAYGKDKIKERHRHRYEVNAQFLPKLIKRGLVVSGINPQRNLVEIIELVGHPFFVGTQFHPELISRPLTPHPLFCEFIRAAIKRHK; from the coding sequence ATGCGTAAATATATCTTTGTAACTGGCGGGGTTATGTCGGGTATTGGCAAGGGCGTCGCTACCGCATCGCTTGCCAAGATTTTACAGTCCTATGGCTTTCGGGTGTCGGCGATGAAGATCGATCCGTACATCAATATCGATGCCGGTACGATGAATCCGACCGAACACGGTGAGGTATTTGTGACGGATGATGGTCTTGAATGCGATCAAGACATTGGCAACTATGAGCGTTTTTTGGGTATTTCACTCCATCGCGTCAATTATATGACGACAGGCATGGTGTATCTTTCGATGATTCAGAAAGAACGCAACCTCGAATACGGTGGTAAATGTGTACAGGTGGTACCTCATGTGCCCGAAGAAGTTATCATGCGCGTTGAGAAAGCTGCCGAGAGTACCAAATCAGATATTATGCTTATCGAGATTGGCGGTACGGTAGGGGATTATGAAAATCTTTTGTTCTTGGAGGCGGCGCGCATCATGAAGTTGCGCAAACCTGGTAATGTGCTTTTTGTACTTGTTAGCTATTTGCCGGTACCAGGTGTCATTGGTGAGATGAAGACTCGCCCAACCCAACACGCCTCGCGCGCGCTCAATGTCGCTGGTATTCAGGCAGATATTATTCTTGCGCGTTCGGCCGTACCCATCGATAAACCTCGTAAAGAAAAGCTTTCGTTTGCGCTCAACTTGCGTGACGAAGATATTATATCGGCACCGGATGTAAAATCTATCTACGAAGTTCCACTCAATTTTGAAAAAGATCAGCTTGGTACTATTGTGCTCAAGAAGCTCGGTCTCAAAAAGAAAAAAACGGATCTGCGTGAATGGAAAAAACTTGTATCTACTATCCGCAATACTAAAAAACCTCGTGTGCGTGTCGGTATCGTAGGTAAATATTTTACCACCGGTGCGTTTGTACTTTCTGATTCATATCTCTCGGTCATTGAAGCACTCAAACATGCCGCATGGTCTTGCAAGCATGAGGCAGAAATTTTATGGCTTGATGCTGAAGAATACGAAAAACATCCCGAAAAACTCAGCGAGCTCAAAGTGCTTGATGGCGTGGTAGTACCGGGCGGGTTTGGTTCACGAGGTATCGAGGGCAAGATCAAAGTGATCGAGTTTTGTCGTAAAGAGAAGATACCGTTTTTTGGTCTTTGCTACGGTCTTCAGCTTGCGGTCGTAGAATACGCGCGCAATGTAGCCAAGCTTGAAGGTGCGCACACCGAAGAGATCACCAGAAAAAGCGAATATCCGGTGATTCATATCTTGCCCGAACAGCAAGCACTTTTGGATAAGAAAGATTACGGCGGCTCAATGCGTCTAGGCCTTTACGATTGTAAGATTACTAAGAACACGATTGCCGCGCGTGCGTACGGCAAAGACAAGATCAAAGAACGCCATCGCCACCGCTACGAGGTAAATGCGCAGTTTTTGCCGAAGCTGATAAAGAGGGGACTAGTAGTTTCTGGTATCAACCCTCAGCGCAATTTAGTAGAAATAATCGAACTTGTAGGTCATCCATTTTTTGTAGGTACGCAATTTCATCCTGAACTTATATCACGCCCACTCACACCACATCCGCTCTTTTGCGAATTCATCCGCGCAGCCATCAAGAGGCATAAATAG